The window TTGTTCCTGAGGTTCCAACACCAGAGCTGCCAGCCTCAGCGGTCCTGAGTTTCTCCATAGCATCTAGAATAGTCCTGGTATCTGATGAGTAGTTTACCTTGTCCACTTTCACAACCGTTGCTTTCACAGTAGGCTCATCCCCATACGTCTCTTCTTTAACCTTCAGCTTGAAGATGTACTTGGTAAAAGCAACCTTGCGGATGATATCTTCAAACTTCTCCTCATCATTGTGCTCATGCTTCACATAATACAAATCTTTAGCAGGCATTCCCATTATCTCCTCACCAGCCTCTTGAAACGCTGTGACCCAAGTAAGACCTGTATGGTCCTGTAACTGGAGCTGCAGTATATACCTGTAGTCACACTCATCCACGCACTTATCACACTTCTCGCACCGCCACGTCCCGTCTCCGTTGTCAGTCACCTTTTTGTTGCACTGACGATCACCGTTCATGAGAGGACAAGCCGTGTAGTAGAAGTTGTCCACCTTCATGTATATAATAGTGGCGTTGACTGTGATCCAGTCAGGCTTCTCCGAGGTCCCTAGCTTCTCGTCCTTGATTTGAGAGATGGTTTTGCGAACATCTACTCTGCCGCCACCGGTGAACTCTCTCGAAATGGAGATGCAAGGAGCGCTCCTTCCTTCTCTAGCAAACCATTCCTTAAGCTTCTGAGCTTCAGCGAGGTCTGGCTCAACGAAGAGCTGGCTTGAACCAATGGTGCTCACTGCCTTCCCGTTAAACTCGCTGACCCTCCCCGCCTTAACTGCAAGAACAGGAAACTCACCAGAGTCGCAGAGACTCTGCAGCTTCTGTCCCTCTGCGTTGCAGAAGCTACCCCACATGGTCACCTCAACGCTCCGACCAGACATGTCCTTGAGCTGAAGAGATCTCTTCTGCGTCTCAGTACCCGTTTTCTTCATTATTGTTCCAGTGGGGCTTATGGACGAGACAACGCCAATCACATCTATGATGCTGTTAGTCTCCATGCTTTCGATATCGCCAATGGAACGGAAGTTGTACTGATTCTGAGGAATGGCAGCGTCCTCCTCGTGGCATTGCTGTATCGTTGACACTTCGTCTAGCGAGATTTCGTAGTCGTTAGGGAGGTGATTATACTTCTTCTGAGCAGGACGCAGGTTCCCCCTTGAGATTAGGTAGAGATTGCCAACGACGACCTGGTCAAAGAACTGATCAGCCACTGCGTTGAAGCAAGTGACTCGTATCTCTCCACCATCTCGGTCTAGAAGGTCGAAGTTGAACACTTTCCCACCGCCGCGCTGATTGTTGTAAGTCCTGAGATCTCCTTTACTCGTGACCCTGGCCTTGATGGTCCACCTGCCTGAGTAAGGGTTGAGAGCATTGATGGGAGTGATCCTAGGAGGTGCCTCGTTCCTCGCCACTGGTCCCCTGTTCTGATACATCGATGGTGGTGGCTGGTGGCGCTGGAGGGGATAAGTGGGTGGAGGGTC of the Brassica rapa cultivar Chiifu-401-42 chromosome A03, CAAS_Brap_v3.01, whole genome shotgun sequence genome contains:
- the LOC103861037 gene encoding replication protein A 70 kDa DNA-binding subunit E, with translation MGEILTAGVIEMIRNDTVKNHEHMKPVLQVTELKLFTAQQEPSKERIRVLLSDGTAFIQGMLGITLNPLVKDGVLQVGSILRLDHFVCSEIQKKKIVVIAQLEVITTKSDIIGDHARGRKANEQQGGDAGNSSYEQHGRSDVSSARQINSTETGTSLVGQQRQQVFGSGSSFEQHGRSDLSGGRQINNNGTGTSHAGIGQQRQQVYGSGSGSSLPGSAPPSARSYNNPSAGLVRDPPPTYPLQRHQPPPSMYQNRGPVARNEAPPRITPINALNPYSGRWTIKARVTSKGDLRTYNNQRGGGKVFNFDLLDRDGGEIRVTCFNAVADQFFDQVVVGNLYLISRGNLRPAQKKYNHLPNDYEISLDEVSTIQQCHEEDAAIPQNQYNFRSIGDIESMETNSIIDVIGVVSSISPTGTIMKKTGTETQKRSLQLKDMSGRSVEVTMWGSFCNAEGQKLQSLCDSGEFPVLAVKAGRVSEFNGKAVSTIGSSQLFVEPDLAEAQKLKEWFAREGRSAPCISISREFTGGGRVDVRKTISQIKDEKLGTSEKPDWITVNATIIYMKVDNFYYTACPLMNGDRQCNKKVTDNGDGTWRCEKCDKCVDECDYRYILQLQLQDHTGLTWVTAFQEAGEEIMGMPAKDLYYVKHEHNDEEKFEDIIRKVAFTKYIFKLKVKEETYGDEPTVKATVVKVDKVNYSSDTRTILDAMEKLRTAEAGSSGVGTSGTRDVSSVERREFGLPANQSDQYGNQSSNGARPHGGGGAMSCDVCGNTGHVSANCPNTRSGPQGQYMGGGSYGGSGSYGGGLPRQHVGSY